From the genome of Blautia pseudococcoides, one region includes:
- the thrC gene encoding threonine synthase, with amino-acid sequence MEILYKSTRGTGECVKASEAILKGLSKDGGLFVPTEIPELDVPMDRLAGMTYREIAYEVMRRFLTDFTEEELKSCIARAYDSKFDTEEIAPLVKAGGAYYLELFHGATIAFKDMALSILPHLLTTSAKKNHVKNEIVILTATSGDTGKAAMAGFADVPGTRIIVFYPKNGVSPIQEKQMVTQKGNNTYVVGITGNFDDAQTAVKKMFNDKAMEEELDKAGFQFSSANSINIGRLVPQVVYYVYAYVNLYKNGEIKDGEKINVTVPTGNFGNILAAYYAKNMGLPIDKLICASNENKVLYDFFSTGNYDRNRDFILTSSPSMDILISSNLERLIYRIAGENADKNREMMEQLSKGGIYQITEKMRSQLADFYGNFATEEETAGVIKALYGETGYVIDTHTAVASCVYGKYAAETGDSTKTVIASTASPFKFTRSVMNAIDSKYDSMGDFELVDELSKIANVKVPNAIEEIRTAPVLHDTVLDVPEMPAAVKNVLGI; translated from the coding sequence ATGGAGATTTTGTACAAAAGTACTAGAGGAACAGGAGAATGCGTAAAGGCATCCGAAGCAATTTTAAAAGGACTTTCAAAGGACGGCGGTTTATTTGTGCCTACAGAGATTCCTGAGCTGGATGTTCCTATGGACAGACTGGCAGGGATGACATACCGGGAAATTGCTTATGAGGTTATGCGCCGTTTTCTTACGGATTTCACAGAGGAAGAGTTAAAGTCATGTATTGCCAGGGCTTATGATTCCAAATTCGATACAGAAGAGATAGCACCTTTAGTAAAAGCGGGAGGTGCATACTATCTGGAACTGTTCCACGGAGCAACTATTGCATTCAAAGATATGGCACTTTCCATTCTGCCCCATCTTCTGACCACTTCTGCCAAGAAAAATCATGTGAAAAATGAGATTGTGATCCTCACTGCCACTTCAGGCGATACAGGAAAGGCAGCCATGGCCGGTTTTGCAGATGTGCCGGGTACAAGAATCATTGTTTTTTATCCCAAGAACGGTGTCAGCCCTATTCAGGAAAAACAGATGGTGACACAGAAGGGAAATAATACATATGTGGTGGGTATCACAGGCAATTTCGATGATGCCCAGACTGCAGTGAAAAAAATGTTCAATGACAAAGCAATGGAGGAGGAGCTTGATAAGGCAGGCTTCCAGTTTTCCTCTGCCAACTCCATCAATATCGGCCGCCTGGTCCCTCAGGTAGTGTACTACGTTTACGCTTACGTGAACCTTTATAAGAATGGTGAGATAAAAGATGGTGAAAAAATTAACGTAACGGTGCCCACAGGTAACTTCGGAAATATCCTGGCCGCCTATTATGCCAAGAATATGGGACTGCCTATAGACAAATTGATCTGTGCTTCCAATGAGAATAAAGTCCTTTATGATTTCTTCTCCACCGGAAATTATGACAGGAACCGTGATTTCATCCTGACTTCATCCCCGTCCATGGATATCCTCATATCCAGCAACTTAGAAAGGCTTATTTACCGCATTGCAGGGGAAAACGCGGACAAAAACCGTGAGATGATGGAGCAGCTTTCCAAGGGCGGGATTTACCAGATCACAGAAAAGATGCGCAGCCAGCTTGCTGATTTCTACGGCAATTTTGCCACAGAGGAGGAGACGGCAGGTGTAATAAAGGCTCTTTACGGGGAAACAGGCTATGTGATCGACACCCATACAGCTGTGGCGTCCTGTGTCTACGGAAAATACGCGGCTGAGACCGGGGATAGTACCAAGACGGTCATTGCCTCCACAGCCAGCCCTTTTAAATTCACAAGAAGCGTTATGAATGCCATTGACAGTAAATATGATTCCATGGGTGATTTTGAGCTGGTGGATGAATTGTCCAAAATTGCAAATGTGAAGGTGCCCAATGCCATTGAGGAGATTCGTACAGCCCCTGTTCTCCATGATACGGTTTTAGATGTTCCGGAGATGCCGGCAGCAGTAAAAAATGTCCTTGGGATTTAA
- a CDS encoding cell wall hydrolase, producing MDIIRTIAAGFLFLIRKISKKSRRTCALVVTGAVVIAAVAFTFHGLHAGGKNNVYASVSDDKDPPKDKDEPEEEQLYGLDAIISGVLISQDTQSEVHRLGTSCEAVLVGQRTGKKVQESHFDFSEETATSVAELENHSIGASEGLLRMTDQDYETLLKIVEAEAGGEDIKGRIMVANVIFNRVKSPDFPNSIHDVVWENSDGSPQFSPTVDGRINTVTVSEGTREAVNRAIDGEDYSQGALFFMEEAYAEQHNIKWFKEDLKFLFQYGVHDFFTYP from the coding sequence ATGGACATTATTCGTACGATTGCGGCCGGATTTTTATTTTTGATCCGGAAGATATCTAAAAAGAGCCGGAGAACCTGTGCATTGGTTGTGACCGGGGCGGTGGTGATCGCTGCCGTGGCATTTACCTTTCACGGGCTTCATGCAGGCGGAAAAAATAATGTATATGCATCTGTGAGTGATGACAAAGATCCGCCCAAAGACAAGGATGAACCGGAGGAAGAACAGCTGTACGGTCTGGACGCAATTATTTCAGGTGTATTGATAAGTCAGGATACCCAGAGCGAAGTACATCGGCTTGGCACCTCCTGTGAAGCTGTGCTGGTAGGGCAGAGAACAGGCAAAAAGGTGCAGGAATCACATTTTGATTTCAGCGAGGAGACAGCCACCAGCGTGGCTGAACTGGAGAATCACTCCATCGGTGCTTCTGAGGGACTGCTCCGGATGACAGATCAGGATTACGAGACGCTTCTGAAAATAGTGGAGGCGGAGGCCGGAGGAGAGGATATCAAAGGCCGTATTATGGTGGCAAATGTAATTTTTAACCGGGTGAAAAGCCCGGATTTCCCAAACAGTATCCATGATGTGGTATGGGAGAATTCGGACGGAAGTCCCCAGTTTTCTCCTACAGTTGACGGCAGGATCAATACGGTCACCGTTTCAGAGGGAACCAGAGAGGCGGTCAACCGGGCGATTGATGGGGAAGATTATTCCCAAGGTGCGCTGTTCTTTATGGAAGAGGCTTATGCGGAGCAGCACAATATTAAATGGTTTAAAGAGGATTTAAAATTTTTATTCCAATATGGGGTACATGACTTTTTCACGTATCCGTAA
- a CDS encoding 2-isopropylmalate synthase — MKNCSKYKRQYFMPPVTCMKWAEKEYVDKAPVWCSVDLRDGNQALVIPMNLEQKVEFFKLLVDIGFKEIEVGFPAASETEYTFLRKLIEEDLIPDDVTVQVLTQAREHIIKKTFDAVKGAKNVIVHVYNSTSVSQREQVFKKSKEEILQIAVEGAKLLKQLTEEAGENYRFEYSPESFTGTEPEYALEVCNAVLDIWQPTADRKPIINLPVTVEHSMPHVYASQVEYICENLKYRENVIVSLHPHNDRGCGVADSEMGLLAGADRIEGTLFGNGERTGNVDIITLALNMYSQGVEPNLDFTDMSAICEKYEEFTGMKISERSPYCGALVFAAFSGSHQDAIAKGMHWLDEKKPEHWTVPYLPIDPKDVGRNYDADVIRINSQSGKGGVGYILETKYGLNLPAKMREAMGYTAKAVSDHTQKELLPDQIFELFKKTFENVTSPLEIYSVHFQQKDGGITAQVISSFNGCEVTTEAAGNGRLNAVSNALKKEYGFQYDLITYQEHALEQSSSSKAIAYVGIRKPDGSLAWGAGVDSDIIRASIDALVTAINNR, encoded by the coding sequence ATGAAAAATTGCAGTAAGTACAAGAGACAGTATTTCATGCCGCCGGTAACATGCATGAAGTGGGCGGAAAAGGAGTATGTGGACAAAGCTCCCGTATGGTGCAGCGTTGACCTGCGTGACGGCAACCAGGCACTTGTTATCCCCATGAATCTGGAACAGAAAGTAGAGTTTTTCAAGCTTCTGGTGGATATTGGATTTAAAGAGATAGAAGTAGGATTTCCGGCAGCTTCTGAGACAGAGTATACGTTCCTCAGAAAGCTGATCGAGGAGGATCTGATTCCGGATGATGTTACGGTTCAGGTTTTGACCCAGGCCAGAGAACATATCATCAAGAAAACATTCGATGCAGTAAAAGGTGCGAAGAATGTAATTGTCCATGTATATAATTCCACCTCCGTTTCACAGCGTGAGCAGGTGTTCAAAAAATCAAAGGAAGAAATTCTGCAGATTGCAGTGGAAGGTGCGAAACTTTTAAAACAGCTTACAGAGGAAGCAGGGGAAAACTACCGGTTTGAGTACAGCCCGGAGAGTTTTACAGGAACGGAACCCGAATATGCACTTGAAGTGTGCAATGCAGTGCTGGATATCTGGCAGCCCACCGCAGACAGGAAACCTATCATTAACCTTCCTGTGACAGTAGAACATTCCATGCCCCATGTATATGCGAGCCAGGTAGAATATATCTGTGAGAACCTGAAGTACAGAGAAAATGTTATTGTTTCCCTTCATCCCCATAACGACAGAGGATGCGGCGTGGCTGATTCTGAAATGGGACTACTGGCCGGCGCAGACCGTATAGAGGGAACACTTTTTGGAAATGGTGAGAGAACCGGTAATGTGGATATCATTACTTTGGCGCTCAATATGTATTCCCAGGGTGTTGAGCCGAACCTGGACTTCACCGATATGAGCGCGATCTGTGAGAAATACGAGGAATTCACAGGCATGAAAATCAGTGAGAGAAGCCCATACTGTGGCGCGCTGGTATTTGCAGCTTTCTCTGGTTCCCATCAGGATGCCATTGCAAAAGGCATGCACTGGCTGGATGAAAAGAAACCGGAACACTGGACCGTTCCGTATCTCCCCATTGACCCAAAAGACGTGGGAAGAAACTATGACGCAGATGTTATCCGCATAAACAGCCAGTCTGGAAAAGGCGGTGTAGGTTATATTCTGGAAACAAAATACGGATTGAATCTTCCGGCAAAGATGCGGGAAGCTATGGGATATACAGCAAAGGCTGTCTCAGACCATACACAGAAAGAATTACTGCCTGATCAGATATTTGAGCTGTTCAAAAAGACATTTGAGAATGTTACATCCCCGCTGGAAATCTACAGTGTTCACTTCCAGCAGAAGGATGGGGGGATTACCGCACAGGTGATATCCAGCTTTAACGGGTGTGAAGTGACAACAGAGGCAGCAGGAAACGGACGTCTCAATGCAGTCAGCAACGCGTTGAAGAAGGAATACGGCTTCCAGTATGATCTGATAACTTATCAGGAACATGCTTTGGAGCAGAGTTCCAGTTCCAAGGCCATTGCCTATGTGGGTATCCGCAAACCGGACGGCAGCCTTGCCTGGGGAGCAGGTGTGGATTCTGATATCATCAGGGCATCCATCGACGCGCTGGTGACAGCTATCAATAACAGATAA
- a CDS encoding SGNH/GDSL hydrolase family protein, with translation MKIEDLDSNFKQVQSEASLTYLKITDTEAEIEGVLPNTWKRLPDAVLKEIDRPEFTALAHHTSGAVLRFQTDTNILGLCMELLEPDFMMSHMPLTGSAGMDVFVNGSYAATFRAEPGERAVKGEIPLSGEKVEIDVYLPLYNGVREFYLGVKENACIGKPLEHKIKEPVIFYGSSITQGGCASRTSNAYPALVTRWMDAEMYCLGFSGNARGDLPIARYISELPAKCLVYDYDYNAPDAAFLKATHEPFLECILSRKPKLPVLVMSRPNPEFKSEEMQGRERKQIIQGTVLKCREKGFQVNFLDGAELFGEESRECCTVDGIHPNDLGFYRIARKVVEKIHAFIS, from the coding sequence TTGAAGATAGAAGATTTGGACAGCAATTTTAAACAGGTGCAGTCAGAAGCATCATTAACCTATCTGAAGATAACAGATACCGAGGCAGAGATTGAGGGTGTGCTGCCGAATACCTGGAAGCGCCTTCCCGATGCTGTGCTGAAAGAAATAGACAGGCCGGAGTTCACAGCACTTGCCCATCACACCAGCGGAGCTGTTCTGCGTTTTCAGACAGATACAAATATTCTGGGTTTGTGTATGGAATTACTGGAACCGGATTTTATGATGTCTCATATGCCCCTGACCGGAAGTGCAGGTATGGATGTGTTTGTAAACGGCAGCTACGCCGCTACTTTCAGGGCAGAACCAGGGGAACGTGCGGTAAAGGGAGAAATTCCCCTTTCAGGTGAAAAGGTAGAAATAGACGTATATCTGCCTCTCTATAACGGTGTGCGTGAATTTTACCTTGGAGTCAAAGAGAACGCCTGTATAGGGAAACCATTAGAGCATAAAATAAAGGAACCGGTCATCTTTTATGGTTCTTCCATCACACAGGGCGGCTGTGCCTCCAGAACTTCCAACGCATATCCGGCTCTTGTGACCAGGTGGATGGATGCTGAGATGTACTGCCTGGGATTTTCGGGCAATGCCAGAGGAGATTTACCGATTGCCCGGTATATATCTGAGCTGCCTGCAAAATGCCTGGTCTATGATTACGACTACAATGCTCCGGATGCTGCATTTTTGAAGGCAACACATGAACCATTTCTGGAATGTATTCTTTCCCGAAAACCAAAGCTTCCCGTGCTTGTTATGTCCAGGCCAAACCCGGAATTTAAGTCAGAAGAGATGCAGGGCAGGGAGCGCAAGCAGATTATACAGGGAACTGTGTTAAAGTGCAGGGAAAAAGGATTTCAGGTAAACTTCCTGGATGGCGCAGAGCTGTTTGGGGAGGAGTCAAGGGAATGCTGTACTGTGGACGGGATTCATCCCAACGACTTGGGATTTTACCGGATAGCAAGGAAAGTCGTTGAAAAAATACATGCGTTTATCTCTTGA
- a CDS encoding pyridoxamine 5'-phosphate oxidase family protein yields MQEIYDFLKKCGTYFLATTEGSQPRVRPFGTVDIFEGRLYIQTGKVKDVSKQMQSNPQIEICACDGGHWLRITAAAVLDDRVEAQKHMLDGYPDLQSMYKPGDGNTQVFYLKDAVATFASFTDEPRVIHF; encoded by the coding sequence ATGCAGGAAATTTATGATTTTCTAAAGAAATGCGGGACTTATTTTCTGGCAACCACAGAGGGCAGCCAGCCAAGGGTTCGTCCTTTTGGAACTGTGGACATATTTGAAGGCAGACTTTACATCCAGACTGGTAAAGTAAAAGATGTCTCCAAACAAATGCAATCAAATCCCCAAATTGAAATCTGCGCATGTGACGGCGGACACTGGCTGCGGATCACGGCTGCTGCAGTACTGGATGACAGAGTGGAAGCACAAAAGCATATGCTGGACGGTTACCCTGACTTACAGTCCATGTATAAGCCAGGCGACGGAAATACACAGGTGTTCTATCTGAAAGATGCTGTGGCTACGTTTGCCTCATTTACGGATGAGCCAAGGGTGATCCATTTCTAA
- a CDS encoding uroporphyrinogen decarboxylase family protein, which produces MLNQNPPLMTFKAAVHPIQTGRRAGFKGIDAAGGFITIGSRYFSHFEIFLKAQYICEIRTCSAISFCLNHNALMALIEHPESCKDFFHAMADWKIEYFKKIGKYYDIDILNAHDDYDSNDRMFMSPDLWRSLIKPELTRIVEVCHNAGMLYQHHSCGFIEPIVPHLVEIGCDAIDTFQACNKNTPELKRKYGDKITFCGGFDNMNVLDVPGVSPEAVKKEYRRVIDSLAPGGSYVIYPIGGTFEFVEPFLEGHFSYGMQFYANPQNRQRNEEIKGWQAAVLDFMLYNIQTDL; this is translated from the coding sequence GTGTTAAATCAAAATCCTCCTTTGATGACCTTCAAGGCCGCTGTACACCCTATTCAAACCGGTAGGAGAGCAGGATTCAAAGGCATTGATGCAGCCGGGGGTTTTATCACCATAGGCAGTAGATATTTCAGCCACTTTGAAATATTCCTGAAGGCTCAGTATATCTGTGAAATCCGGACTTGTTCCGCAATAAGTTTTTGTCTGAATCATAATGCGCTGATGGCACTGATTGAGCATCCCGAATCCTGCAAAGATTTTTTCCATGCTATGGCAGATTGGAAGATAGAATACTTTAAGAAAATAGGAAAATATTATGATATAGATATTCTGAATGCACATGATGACTATGACAGTAATGACCGCATGTTCATGTCCCCGGATCTATGGCGTAGTCTGATCAAACCGGAACTGACAAGAATAGTGGAGGTCTGCCACAATGCGGGAATGCTCTATCAGCATCACAGCTGCGGCTTTATTGAGCCGATTGTTCCCCATTTGGTGGAAATTGGCTGTGACGCTATTGATACCTTTCAGGCATGTAATAAAAATACACCGGAACTAAAGAGGAAATACGGAGATAAAATAACATTTTGCGGCGGTTTTGACAACATGAATGTTCTGGACGTGCCGGGCGTTTCACCGGAAGCTGTTAAAAAGGAATACCGCCGAGTGATTGATTCCCTGGCACCGGGCGGGAGTTATGTGATTTACCCCATTGGCGGGACATTTGAGTTCGTAGAGCCATTTTTGGAGGGGCATTTTTCCTACGGGATGCAGTTTTATGCAAATCCTCAAAACAGGCAAAGGAACGAAGAAATCAAGGGCTGGCAAGCTGCTGTCCTTGATTTTATGCTGTACAATATACAAACTGATTTATGA
- a CDS encoding DUF6774 domain-containing protein: MNSCELVAFVSSVACALSNNCTEDELAIMAAVFSQLGDTLDTILVHKEICCSDKIKKTD; the protein is encoded by the coding sequence ATGAATTCCTGTGAACTTGTTGCTTTTGTATCTTCCGTAGCCTGTGCTCTTTCCAACAACTGCACGGAGGACGAATTAGCTATTATGGCTGCTGTTTTTTCTCAGCTTGGCGATACACTGGACACAATCCTTGTCCACAAAGAAATCTGCTGCAGCGATAAAATAAAGAAAACGGATTAG
- a CDS encoding TspO/MBR family protein — protein MNKNNRSALVISILLPLAIGSLSTLISGNRSMYFLINKPALSPPAFIFPIVWSILYILMGISSYIVYESNSSGKSSALKTYAIQLLFNFFWSIIFFGLSQYFFAFLWLLALIILIAVMIYQFYKISPVAAYLQIPYFIWCIFAAYLNFMIYIMNKSAG, from the coding sequence ATGAACAAAAATAACAGAAGCGCTTTGGTGATTTCCATTCTTCTTCCACTCGCCATTGGGTCTTTGTCCACACTGATCAGCGGAAACAGGTCCATGTATTTTTTGATAAATAAGCCTGCTCTAAGTCCTCCGGCTTTTATTTTTCCAATAGTATGGTCAATACTTTATATTTTGATGGGCATATCTTCCTATATCGTTTATGAATCAAATTCATCGGGTAAATCCAGTGCTCTTAAAACGTATGCCATACAATTGCTTTTTAACTTCTTCTGGAGCATCATTTTCTTTGGCTTATCGCAATACTTCTTTGCATTTTTATGGCTGCTGGCGTTGATCATACTTATTGCTGTTATGATTTATCAGTTCTATAAGATCAGCCCTGTTGCTGCCTATTTACAAATACCTTATTTTATCTGGTGTATATTTGCGGCATATCTAAATTTTATGATATATATTATGAATAAATCAGCGGGGTAA
- a CDS encoding DUF3298 and DUF4163 domain-containing protein gives MQTITTNTLTDTMYYKEIPVFTYKINYPSFTTTCSDASESINHHYAQLAQKTEEYGRKVLYAQAAADAEYPQSPRPFPIYTLDVVYQITYNAGCIVSLYMDTYTYAGGAHGQTIRTSDTWDFNTGKSLRLTDFYPLTPVSLYQLQKSMEGQVAERLKANPGIYFEDYRALLQDTFNVNSFYIQPGMMVIYYQQYDIAPYSTGLPEFYIPVSF, from the coding sequence ATGCAGACAATCACTACAAATACCTTAACCGATACCATGTACTATAAAGAGATACCGGTATTCACATATAAGATCAATTATCCTTCCTTTACCACAACATGCAGTGATGCCAGTGAATCCATAAACCATCATTATGCCCAACTGGCACAGAAAACCGAAGAATACGGCAGAAAAGTGCTCTACGCACAGGCAGCAGCAGACGCAGAATACCCCCAAAGCCCCCGGCCATTTCCCATTTACACTCTCGATGTTGTTTATCAGATCACTTATAATGCAGGATGCATCGTCAGTTTATATATGGATACATATACCTATGCGGGCGGAGCGCACGGCCAAACAATACGCACTTCCGACACCTGGGACTTTAACACAGGAAAATCATTGCGTCTCACAGACTTCTATCCTCTTACCCCTGTCTCATTGTATCAGCTTCAAAAATCTATGGAGGGACAGGTTGCAGAAAGACTAAAGGCAAATCCAGGTATATATTTTGAAGATTATAGAGCGCTTCTGCAAGATACCTTTAACGTGAATAGTTTTTATATACAGCCAGGAATGATGGTCATCTATTATCAGCAGTATGATATCGCGCCTTATTCTACGGGATTGCCTGAATTTTATATTCCGGTTAGTTTTTAA
- a CDS encoding PadR family transcriptional regulator, with product MKGGVKEERNVYFTIIIEREGDMMGNSDNFRKGVMELLLLKIISEGDCYGYQISQTMKKLSDGVIVVAEGSMYTALNKLEKKGCVSDYRRRVGDRPERIYYHLENAGKEELNRLMIDYAEFTEAVKVVLAYAGEEKLEQRDII from the coding sequence GTGAAAGGAGGAGTGAAAGAAGAAAGAAACGTATATTTTACAATAATAATAGAGAGAGAGGGTGATATGATGGGAAACAGTGACAACTTTAGAAAAGGTGTAATGGAGTTATTGCTTCTTAAAATCATATCTGAAGGAGATTGCTATGGTTACCAGATTTCCCAGACTATGAAGAAGTTATCTGATGGAGTAATAGTAGTGGCTGAAGGGTCTATGTATACTGCGCTTAATAAATTAGAAAAGAAAGGATGTGTATCCGACTACAGACGCAGGGTGGGAGACCGTCCGGAACGCATATATTATCATTTAGAGAATGCGGGTAAGGAAGAATTGAATCGATTGATGATAGATTATGCTGAATTTACAGAGGCAGTAAAGGTTGTTTTGGCTTATGCAGGTGAAGAAAAATTGGAGCAAAGGGATATTATTTAA
- a CDS encoding sporulation initiation factor Spo0A C-terminal domain-containing protein: protein MPEAIQIAEENYGCCLKITKDIYPVLAQRHGIPYKRVERNIRTVIEKCWENNRAFMEEIAGKELEICPSNGQFFDFVAYWMLKNNAAEKDKSV from the coding sequence TTGCCAGAGGCAATCCAGATTGCCGAAGAGAATTACGGATGTTGTCTTAAAATAACGAAAGACATCTATCCGGTACTTGCCCAGCGGCATGGCATCCCGTATAAGAGGGTGGAGAGAAACATACGGACTGTAATTGAAAAGTGCTGGGAAAATAACCGGGCATTTATGGAAGAGATTGCAGGAAAAGAATTGGAGATTTGTCCGAGTAATGGTCAGTTTTTTGATTTTGTAGCCTATTGGATGCTTAAGAACAATGCTGCTGAGAAAGATAAATCTGTATAA
- the leuD gene encoding 3-isopropylmalate dehydratase small subunit, with protein sequence MKANGTVFKYGDNVDTDVIIPARYLNSSDPAELAQHCMEDIDKEFVNKVNKGDIIVANKNFGCGSSREHAPIAIKAAGVSCVIAETFARIFYRNSINIGLPIIECPEAAQNIEAGDEVEVDFDSGIITNKTKETSFQGQAFPEFMQKIIKAEGLINYINSQQ encoded by the coding sequence ATGAAAGCAAACGGAACAGTTTTTAAATACGGCGACAATGTAGATACGGATGTCATCATTCCGGCAAGATATCTGAATTCTTCTGATCCGGCAGAATTGGCACAGCATTGTATGGAAGACATTGACAAGGAATTTGTGAATAAGGTTAATAAAGGCGATATCATTGTGGCAAACAAGAACTTTGGCTGCGGTTCTTCCCGTGAACACGCACCCATCGCTATCAAGGCAGCGGGGGTAAGCTGTGTCATTGCTGAGACATTTGCCCGGATTTTCTACCGCAACTCCATCAATATCGGTCTGCCTATCATTGAATGTCCGGAAGCGGCACAGAACATCGAGGCAGGTGACGAAGTGGAAGTGGACTTCGACAGCGGAATTATCACCAACAAGACAAAGGAAACCAGCTTCCAAGGTCAGGCATTCCCCGAATTCATGCAGAAGATCATTAAGGCTGAAGGTCTGATCAACTATATTAACAGCCAGCAGTAA
- the leuC gene encoding 3-isopropylmalate dehydratase large subunit — protein sequence MGMTMTQKILAAAAGLDKVEAGQLIEADLDLVLGNDITSPVAIHEMDKMTVKNVFDKDKIALVMDHFIPNKDIKSAEHCKCVREFACKNEITNYFDVGEMGIEHALLPEKGLTVAGDVVIGADSHTCTYGALGAFSTGVGSTDMAAGMATGKAWFKVPSAIRFHIVGKPAKWVSGKDVILHIIGMIGVDGALYKSMEFVGEGIKNLSMDDRFTMANMAIEAGGKNGIFPVDELTEEYMKEHSKRPYKVYEADVDAVYDEEYTIDLSQLKPTIAFPHLPENTKTMDEIAEDVVIDQSVIGSCTNGRIEDLRCAAEILKGRKVKKGVRCIIIPATQNIYLQAMEEGLLKIFIEAGAVVSTPTCGPCLGGYMGILAEGERCISTTNRNFVGRMGHVDSEVYLASPAVAAASAVTGKISVPEELGL from the coding sequence ATGGGAATGACAATGACACAGAAAATTCTGGCTGCAGCAGCCGGTCTTGACAAAGTGGAAGCCGGACAGTTGATAGAGGCTGATCTTGATTTGGTACTGGGTAATGATATTACATCTCCTGTAGCAATTCACGAGATGGATAAAATGACCGTTAAGAACGTATTTGATAAAGATAAAATAGCGCTGGTTATGGACCACTTTATTCCGAACAAGGACATCAAATCAGCAGAACACTGCAAATGTGTGCGTGAATTTGCATGTAAGAATGAGATCACCAATTATTTTGATGTTGGTGAGATGGGCATAGAACATGCACTGCTTCCTGAAAAAGGTCTGACAGTGGCAGGAGACGTAGTGATCGGAGCAGACTCCCATACATGTACTTATGGCGCGCTGGGCGCTTTCTCCACAGGTGTGGGAAGTACAGATATGGCTGCAGGCATGGCTACCGGAAAAGCATGGTTTAAAGTGCCGTCAGCCATCCGTTTCCATATAGTAGGCAAACCTGCCAAATGGGTCAGCGGAAAAGATGTGATCTTACATATCATCGGCATGATCGGCGTGGATGGCGCACTCTACAAATCCATGGAATTTGTGGGAGAAGGCATCAAAAACCTGAGCATGGATGACCGCTTTACCATGGCCAACATGGCGATCGAAGCAGGCGGAAAGAACGGAATCTTCCCGGTTGATGAGTTGACTGAGGAATATATGAAAGAACATTCCAAACGTCCGTATAAAGTTTATGAGGCAGATGTGGATGCGGTTTACGACGAAGAATATACCATTGATCTGAGCCAGCTGAAACCGACCATCGCATTCCCGCATTTGCCGGAAAATACAAAGACAATGGATGAGATCGCAGAGGATGTTGTGATTGACCAGTCTGTGATCGGTTCCTGTACCAACGGCAGAATTGAAGACCTTCGCTGCGCGGCAGAGATTTTAAAAGGCCGCAAGGTGAAAAAAGGCGTGCGCTGCATCATCATTCCGGCAACGCAGAATATCTATCTGCAGGCAATGGAGGAAGGGCTTTTGAAGATCTTTATTGAAGCAGGTGCTGTTGTCAGCACTCCTACCTGCGGACCGTGCCTGGGCGGATACATGGGGATTCTGGCAGAGGGAGAACGTTGTATCTCCACTACAAACAGAAATTTTGTGGGACGTATGGGACACGTGGATTCTGAAGTGTATCTGGCAAGCCCGGCTGTGGCTGCGGCAAGTGCAGTAACCGGTAAAATTTCCGTACCGGAAGAACTTGGATTATAG